A stretch of the Sulfurimonas sp. HSL-1656 genome encodes the following:
- the htpX gene encoding zinc metalloprotease HtpX: MEQAKTVLLLSFLAVLFVMLGGYFGGVTGALIGLLLAGGMNFYAYFYSDKMLLRHYHAEPVTPKQNPRLYRIISSLAHKAGLPVPAIYIIHEATPNAFATGRDPEHAAVAITEGLLRMLDDEEVEAVMAHELSHVKHRDMLIATVAASIAGAIAMIANMMQFGAMFGNNRDRNPIIMIVLSLLLPVAASVIQMTISRSREFMADAGAARITGHPEWLQRALRKLETSNARGSVQGATPENAHLFIVSPFSGKQVSFGDLFRTHPTTEQRIARLELLKTEGTTRHFERHYR; the protein is encoded by the coding sequence ATGGAACAGGCCAAGACCGTTTTACTGCTTTCGTTCCTGGCCGTGCTCTTTGTCATGCTCGGCGGCTATTTCGGCGGGGTGACCGGCGCACTGATCGGGCTGCTCCTGGCCGGCGGCATGAACTTTTATGCCTATTTCTACTCGGACAAGATGCTCCTGCGGCACTACCATGCCGAACCGGTCACGCCGAAACAGAACCCGCGGCTCTACCGGATCATCAGCTCTCTTGCGCATAAAGCCGGGCTTCCGGTACCGGCCATCTACATCATTCACGAGGCAACCCCGAACGCCTTTGCGACGGGACGTGACCCCGAGCACGCGGCCGTCGCTATCACCGAGGGGCTGCTGCGGATGCTTGACGACGAAGAGGTCGAGGCCGTTATGGCCCACGAACTCTCCCATGTCAAGCACCGTGATATGCTTATTGCCACGGTGGCGGCCTCCATCGCCGGGGCCATCGCGATGATCGCCAACATGATGCAGTTCGGCGCCATGTTCGGCAACAACCGTGACCGCAACCCCATCATTATGATCGTGCTCTCACTGCTGCTGCCGGTGGCTGCCAGCGTCATCCAGATGACAATAAGCCGTTCCCGCGAGTTTATGGCGGATGCCGGTGCCGCACGGATCACCGGGCACCCCGAATGGCTGCAGCGCGCTCTGCGCAAACTCGAAACCTCCAATGCCCGCGGCAGCGTCCAGGGCGCGACCCCGGAAAACGCACACCTTTTTATCGTTTCCCCCTTCAGCGGGAAACAGGTCTCCTTCGGGGATCTGTTCCGCACCCACCCGACGACGGAGCAGCGCATCGCCCGCCTGGAGCTGCTCAAAACAGAGGGCACGACCCGGCATTTCGAACGCCACTACCGCTAA
- a CDS encoding NAD-binding protein — protein sequence MDNTALFLIIRRLRVPMFVLITTFAVSILGMVLIPGVDEQGKAYHLTFFDAFYFVTYTASTIGFGETPYTFTYPQRLWVSFSIYLSVIGWFYAIGAIVALMQDKVLASQIDLAKFRGKIHNIREPFIIFVGYNLLAKSIIRKLSDEGIQSVVIENDAMRIDEMVLANYTLEIPALHGDINDPDVLRMAGINKPQCQAVVSLSSDDAMNLHTAMAAKLLNPKVKVIVEATYEEYADNLNTIGIEIVENPFKIVAKRLYMGLRAPSLLMLEQWIYGEPLQLHPRDMLPTEGKYIVCGYGRMGKALRIALKRAGIEYVFIETNPKKVRQLRKDDVHIMVGEGQDKRLLLEAGVKEASCIIAGMNDDFINLSIVMAAKKLNPGIFTIARQNNIHDDSVFKAADIDRVTIVKNLLINQTYIAIARPLSERFLQLIKNKGAEWGDGLIMTLKQIIGDNPDKLETAVDEEHAYALCRHLEKGRTAPLEILLRSRKDHRHCNQAVALYLRRGEEDFLLPDPDMPLQIGDQLLFAGDRESFEDIAYSMENLYELEYVLEGKSCATSVSCRLHTGR from the coding sequence GTGGACAATACTGCACTGTTCCTGATCATCCGGCGCCTCCGGGTGCCGATGTTCGTCCTCATTACGACCTTCGCCGTCTCCATCCTGGGGATGGTGCTCATCCCCGGCGTGGACGAGCAGGGGAAGGCGTACCACCTGACCTTTTTTGACGCCTTCTATTTTGTCACCTACACCGCTTCGACGATCGGTTTCGGAGAGACGCCCTATACTTTCACCTACCCGCAGCGGCTCTGGGTCTCCTTTTCCATCTACCTCTCCGTCATCGGCTGGTTTTATGCCATCGGTGCCATTGTCGCATTGATGCAGGACAAGGTCCTTGCCTCGCAGATCGACCTGGCGAAGTTCAGAGGAAAGATCCACAATATCCGCGAACCGTTCATTATTTTCGTCGGCTACAACCTGCTAGCCAAAAGCATTATCCGAAAGCTGAGCGACGAGGGGATACAGTCCGTCGTCATCGAGAACGACGCGATGCGGATCGATGAGATGGTTCTGGCCAACTACACCCTGGAGATACCTGCGCTGCACGGCGACATCAACGATCCCGACGTGCTGCGCATGGCAGGTATCAACAAGCCGCAGTGCCAGGCGGTCGTCTCGCTCTCCAGCGACGACGCGATGAACCTCCACACGGCGATGGCGGCAAAACTGCTCAACCCCAAGGTGAAGGTGATCGTCGAGGCGACCTACGAGGAGTACGCGGACAACCTCAACACGATCGGTATCGAGATCGTCGAAAACCCCTTCAAGATCGTCGCCAAACGCCTCTATATGGGTTTGCGTGCGCCATCCCTGCTGATGCTGGAGCAGTGGATCTACGGCGAACCGCTGCAGCTGCACCCCCGCGACATGCTCCCGACCGAGGGCAAGTATATCGTCTGCGGATACGGCCGGATGGGCAAGGCGCTTCGCATCGCGCTCAAGCGCGCCGGCATCGAGTATGTCTTTATCGAGACGAACCCGAAAAAAGTGCGCCAGCTGCGCAAGGACGACGTCCATATCATGGTCGGCGAAGGCCAGGACAAGAGGCTGCTGCTTGAAGCAGGCGTCAAAGAGGCTTCCTGCATCATCGCGGGCATGAACGACGACTTTATCAACCTCAGCATCGTCATGGCGGCGAAGAAACTCAATCCGGGCATCTTCACCATCGCCCGCCAGAACAACATCCACGACGACAGCGTTTTCAAGGCCGCGGACATCGACCGGGTCACCATCGTCAAGAACCTGCTGATCAACCAGACCTACATCGCCATTGCGCGGCCGCTCAGCGAGCGTTTTCTGCAGCTCATCAAAAACAAGGGGGCGGAGTGGGGCGACGGTCTCATCATGACCCTCAAACAGATCATCGGGGATAATCCGGACAAGCTGGAGACGGCCGTGGACGAGGAACACGCCTACGCGCTCTGCCGCCATCTGGAAAAGGGCCGCACGGCGCCACTGGAAATATTGCTGCGGAGCCGAAAGGATCACCGTCACTGCAACCAGGCGGTTGCGCTTTACCTTCGGCGCGGCGAGGAGGATTTCCTGCTCCCGGACCCGGACATGCCGCTTCAGATCGGCGACCAGCTGCTCTTTGCCGGGGACCGGGAGTCATTCGAGGATATCGCCTACAGTATGGAGAACCTCTATGAACTCGAATACGTCCTCGAAGGCAAAAGCTGCGCAACCTCGGTGAGCTGCCGACTCCATACGGGACGCTGA
- a CDS encoding metallophosphoesterase, with protein sequence MIRFLLFGFVFTAVMGALNLYVYRRFFRRLHFGRAAAWKSIALTLFVVEVFFVFQTLTHLLPDSPILYYLLSSSVGITFILFFVALVYDLMHSAAERIPFQPERRRFIKIGFDLTMIIAAVSYLFGGLIGGLRRPMLRFERISLGEADAEPFRIVQLSDVHVGLAIRREFMASCVERINALRPDMVVITGDLVDRKIEHVAEMLQPLTSLQSRFGTYFITGNHEYFHGVEEIVAHLRDVLGIAVLDNQSVRIADRFNLVGINDLISKRMGVMPYDVEAAFSECDPALKTVVLAHQPKSTRIMQHKAYDLMLSGHTHGGQIFPFGLLVMIDQPYLAGLYRVDEKKQIYVSRGTGYWGPPLRVLAPSEIGVLDIV encoded by the coding sequence ATGATACGCTTTTTGCTTTTCGGCTTTGTCTTCACCGCCGTCATGGGTGCGCTGAACCTCTACGTCTACCGCCGTTTCTTCCGGCGGCTTCATTTCGGCAGGGCCGCAGCGTGGAAATCGATCGCGCTCACTCTTTTCGTCGTCGAGGTCTTTTTCGTCTTTCAGACACTGACCCACCTCCTTCCCGATTCGCCGATACTCTACTACCTGCTCAGCAGCAGCGTCGGCATCACCTTTATCCTCTTTTTCGTCGCCCTCGTCTACGACCTGATGCATTCGGCGGCCGAGCGTATCCCTTTTCAGCCCGAACGCCGACGCTTCATCAAGATCGGCTTTGATCTCACCATGATCATCGCTGCGGTCAGTTACCTTTTCGGGGGCCTGATCGGCGGGCTTCGCCGGCCCATGCTGCGCTTTGAACGCATCTCGCTCGGGGAAGCGGATGCCGAACCTTTCCGCATCGTCCAGCTCAGTGACGTCCACGTCGGATTGGCGATCCGCAGGGAGTTCATGGCATCGTGCGTGGAGCGTATCAATGCATTGCGCCCGGACATGGTCGTCATTACGGGCGATCTTGTCGACCGCAAGATCGAACATGTCGCCGAGATGCTGCAGCCGCTCACATCCCTGCAGTCGCGATTCGGGACCTACTTTATTACCGGCAATCACGAGTATTTTCACGGCGTGGAGGAGATTGTCGCCCACCTCCGCGATGTCCTCGGCATCGCGGTGCTCGACAACCAAAGCGTCCGCATTGCCGACCGCTTCAACCTCGTGGGCATCAACGACCTGATCTCCAAGCGCATGGGCGTCATGCCCTACGATGTCGAAGCGGCCTTTTCGGAGTGCGACCCCGCCCTCAAAACGGTCGTCCTCGCCCATCAGCCCAAAAGCACGCGGATCATGCAGCACAAGGCGTATGACCTGATGCTCAGCGGCCATACCCACGGCGGGCAGATCTTTCCCTTCGGCCTGCTGGTCATGATCGACCAGCCCTACCTTGCAGGACTCTACCGCGTCGATGAGAAAAAACAGATCTACGTCAGCCGGGGGACGGGCTACTGGGGACCGCCGCTGCGGGTACTTGCCCCCAGCGAGATCGGCGTACTCGATATCGTCTGA
- a CDS encoding molybdopterin-binding protein — protein sequence MNTPHFYAVIIGTEILNGRRNDKHFTFLKEALAAYGHTLFASMVIKDDAVLIEAAYRMVLADPDAVLFSFGGIGSTPDDLTRPIAAKVFTGQPLRRHFQFEQDIIERFGDEARPHRIHMADLPVGVTLLKNPVNNMSGFALEHRYFFVPGFPEMAHPMIEAAINGHYSQQKHVFRKTLIAETSENTLIDVMKKVPEAIEFSSLPMLRDGVPRVEISVAGSESPAVDNAFALFTDFLHNAEIAYQIS from the coding sequence ATGAATACGCCACATTTTTATGCCGTCATCATCGGCACCGAGATCCTCAACGGACGTCGGAACGACAAACACTTCACCTTCCTCAAAGAAGCGCTGGCAGCGTACGGTCACACCCTTTTCGCCTCGATGGTGATCAAGGACGATGCCGTACTCATCGAAGCGGCCTACCGGATGGTTCTCGCCGACCCCGATGCCGTGCTCTTCAGCTTCGGGGGGATCGGCTCCACCCCGGACGATCTCACCCGTCCCATCGCCGCCAAGGTCTTTACCGGCCAACCGCTGCGGCGCCATTTCCAGTTCGAACAGGACATCATCGAACGCTTCGGCGACGAGGCACGTCCGCACCGTATCCATATGGCGGACCTGCCCGTCGGCGTGACCCTGCTCAAAAACCCCGTCAACAACATGTCCGGGTTCGCCCTGGAACACCGGTACTTTTTCGTCCCGGGCTTCCCGGAGATGGCGCACCCGATGATCGAAGCTGCCATCAATGGGCACTATTCCCAGCAAAAACATGTTTTCCGAAAGACACTGATTGCAGAGACGAGCGAGAATACGCTTATCGACGTGATGAAAAAGGTGCCTGAGGCGATTGAGTTCTCTTCGCTTCCGATGTTGCGGGATGGTGTTCCCCGTGTCGAGATCTCCGTCGCCGGCAGCGAAAGCCCTGCCGTTGATAATGCTTTTGCGCTCTTCACCGACTTCCTGCACAACGCAGAGATCGCCTACCAGATCTCATGA
- a CDS encoding lasso peptide biosynthesis B2 protein, whose amino-acid sequence MSDKIRKFLALSGPEKRLFLEAFAGLGMMRFAITAMPFKRLVHKLEQSKGERVPPSLSAEQVSGAKAVSKAVISAANNTPWESACLVQSLTAQRMLQRQGIPGVFYLGVHRDNTKDGNMRAHAWLLCGDLVVTGEGFDGFTVLSSFAWGPQ is encoded by the coding sequence GTGTCTGATAAAATCAGAAAGTTTCTGGCACTCTCCGGGCCGGAAAAACGGCTCTTTTTGGAGGCTTTTGCCGGACTGGGCATGATGCGTTTTGCCATCACGGCGATGCCATTCAAGCGACTCGTGCACAAACTCGAACAGTCGAAGGGGGAGAGGGTTCCGCCGTCGCTGTCGGCAGAGCAGGTGTCCGGGGCAAAGGCTGTTTCAAAAGCGGTCATCTCGGCCGCAAACAATACACCCTGGGAGAGTGCCTGCCTCGTCCAGTCACTGACGGCACAGCGCATGCTTCAGCGTCAAGGTATTCCAGGCGTTTTTTACCTCGGCGTCCATCGCGACAATACGAAGGACGGAAACATGCGGGCGCATGCCTGGCTGCTCTGCGGCGATCTCGTCGTCACAGGAGAAGGGTTTGACGGCTTTACCGTCCTCTCCTCTTTTGCATGGGGGCCTCAATGA
- a CDS encoding DUF6394 family protein yields MNLSNVISGFFIILALTTNFGFFYGEPTVIAEHSRYELFAAIIFNLIATVYKLGDKTQIGAVLLATSLVADIQLISSASVWAFGEYVVGMNTEVVVAIISLSGGAMIANIVSVILFTAETIKSKR; encoded by the coding sequence ATGAACCTGTCCAACGTTATTTCCGGCTTCTTTATCATCCTTGCGCTGACGACGAACTTCGGTTTCTTTTACGGGGAACCGACGGTCATTGCCGAGCACAGCCGGTATGAACTTTTTGCGGCGATCATCTTCAACCTGATCGCGACCGTCTACAAACTGGGGGACAAGACGCAGATCGGGGCCGTACTGCTGGCCACCAGCCTCGTCGCCGATATTCAGCTGATCAGCTCCGCATCGGTCTGGGCTTTCGGCGAGTACGTCGTCGGCATGAATACGGAGGTGGTCGTTGCCATTATCTCCCTTTCGGGCGGGGCCATGATCGCCAATATCGTTTCCGTCATCCTCTTTACGGCGGAAACCATCAAATCGAAGCGCTGA
- the adk gene encoding adenylate kinase encodes MKIILLGAPGAGKGTQAQFLTKAFDIPQISTGDMLRAAIKAGTELGKLAKSFMDAGKLVTDEIIIGLVKERIAEDDCKNGFLLDGFPRTIAQADALKEAGVAIDAVIEIDVPDSEIVSRMSGRRAHLASGRTYHVIFNPPKVEGKDDITGEDLVQRDDDKEEVVLDRLRVYHEQTAPLIGYYTAEAENNSAVKYIRIDGTQPIDTVQTTILSALK; translated from the coding sequence ATGAAAATCATTCTACTCGGCGCTCCGGGCGCAGGCAAAGGCACCCAGGCACAGTTTCTGACGAAGGCGTTCGACATCCCGCAGATCTCCACGGGCGACATGCTCCGCGCGGCGATCAAAGCGGGAACGGAACTGGGCAAGCTTGCGAAATCCTTCATGGATGCAGGCAAGCTCGTCACCGACGAGATCATCATCGGCCTTGTCAAAGAGCGCATTGCGGAAGATGACTGCAAAAACGGTTTCCTGCTTGACGGTTTCCCGCGTACTATCGCTCAGGCGGATGCCCTCAAAGAAGCCGGCGTCGCCATCGATGCCGTGATCGAGATCGATGTCCCCGATTCAGAAATCGTCAGCCGCATGTCCGGCCGCCGCGCGCACCTGGCATCTGGCCGTACCTACCACGTCATCTTCAACCCGCCGAAAGTCGAAGGCAAAGATGACATTACCGGCGAAGACCTTGTACAGCGTGACGACGACAAAGAAGAGGTCGTGCTCGACCGCCTGCGCGTCTACCACGAGCAGACGGCACCGCTGATCGGTTACTACACGGCGGAAGCCGAAAACAACAGCGCCGTCAAATACATCCGTATCGACGGTACCCAGCCGATCGACACGGTACAAACAACCATTCTCTCCGCGCTGAAATAA
- the aspS gene encoding aspartate--tRNA ligase produces the protein MRSHYCTDLNENNVGERVELAGWANSYRDHGGIIFIDLRDKSGLIQLVCDPADNAEAHKIANDVRDEFVLIAKGTIRLRGEGLINPRLKTGAIEVVVDELVIENRSAPMPFVIGDESVGEETKLKYRYLDLRSTASFDTFRLRSKAAIAARNVLDELGFLEVETPILTKSTPEGARDYLVPSRVHEGEFYALPQSPQLFKQLLMVGGFDRYFQIAKCFRDEDLRADRQPEFTQIDVEMSFCDQEEVIAVAEKLIVGMFKAAGHDVQAPFPRMPHSEAMEKYGSDKPDMRYGLEMVDVIDIFERCDNEVFTAIAKNPKMNRIKALRVPGADLVFSKREMKSFEDFVRKFGAKGLGYFQMKEDGLKGPLTKFFSDEDIQAIIDRTELEVGDVVFFGAGDKHTVWDYMGRFRIFIAEHEKMNLVDKDRFEFLWVVDFPMFEIDEGRVKALHHPFTMPKDLNKEHVEDIESIAYDIVLNGVELGGGSIRIHKQDVQEEIFKLLGIEEEEAQEKFGFLLDALKFGAPPHGGFAIGFDRLIMLLAKKDSIRDVIAFPKTQKASCLLTQAPSSVDNAQLRELHIRTRESKSQS, from the coding sequence TTGAGAAGCCATTACTGTACCGATTTAAACGAAAACAACGTCGGCGAGCGCGTCGAACTCGCCGGGTGGGCGAACAGTTACCGTGACCACGGCGGCATCATCTTTATCGACCTGCGCGACAAGAGCGGCCTGATCCAGCTCGTCTGCGACCCGGCGGACAACGCCGAAGCGCACAAGATCGCCAATGACGTCCGCGACGAATTTGTCCTCATCGCCAAAGGGACCATCCGTCTGCGCGGTGAAGGCCTGATCAACCCGCGCCTCAAAACCGGGGCCATTGAAGTCGTTGTCGACGAGCTCGTTATCGAGAACCGCTCCGCCCCGATGCCCTTCGTCATCGGCGACGAGTCCGTCGGTGAAGAGACGAAGCTCAAATACCGCTACCTCGACCTGCGCTCCACCGCCTCTTTCGATACGTTCAGACTGCGCTCCAAAGCGGCCATCGCGGCGCGCAACGTACTCGACGAACTCGGTTTTCTCGAAGTGGAAACACCTATCCTGACAAAATCCACGCCGGAGGGTGCGCGCGACTACCTCGTGCCCAGCCGTGTCCACGAAGGCGAATTCTACGCCCTGCCCCAGTCCCCGCAGCTCTTCAAGCAGCTGCTGATGGTCGGCGGGTTCGACCGCTACTTCCAGATCGCCAAGTGTTTCCGTGACGAGGACCTCCGTGCCGACCGCCAGCCCGAATTTACCCAGATCGATGTCGAGATGAGCTTCTGTGACCAGGAAGAGGTTATCGCCGTCGCCGAAAAACTGATCGTCGGGATGTTCAAAGCCGCCGGCCACGACGTCCAGGCGCCTTTCCCGCGTATGCCGCACAGCGAAGCGATGGAAAAGTACGGTTCCGACAAGCCGGACATGCGCTACGGCCTGGAGATGGTCGACGTCATCGACATTTTCGAGCGCTGTGACAACGAGGTCTTTACCGCCATCGCCAAAAACCCGAAGATGAACCGCATCAAAGCGCTGCGCGTCCCGGGGGCCGACCTCGTCTTCTCCAAGCGCGAAATGAAGAGCTTCGAAGACTTCGTCCGCAAATTCGGTGCGAAGGGGCTCGGCTACTTCCAGATGAAAGAGGACGGTCTCAAGGGACCGCTGACGAAGTTCTTCTCAGACGAAGATATCCAGGCGATCATCGATCGCACCGAGCTTGAAGTCGGCGACGTCGTCTTCTTCGGTGCCGGTGACAAGCACACCGTCTGGGACTACATGGGCCGTTTCCGTATCTTCATCGCCGAGCACGAAAAGATGAACCTCGTCGACAAAGACCGCTTCGAGTTCCTCTGGGTCGTCGACTTCCCGATGTTCGAGATCGACGAGGGGCGTGTCAAAGCGCTTCACCACCCCTTTACAATGCCCAAAGACCTCAACAAAGAGCATGTCGAAGATATCGAATCCATCGCCTACGACATCGTCCTCAACGGTGTCGAGCTCGGCGGCGGTTCCATCCGTATCCACAAGCAGGATGTCCAGGAGGAGATCTTCAAACTTCTCGGCATCGAAGAGGAGGAAGCACAGGAGAAATTCGGCTTCCTGCTCGATGCCCTCAAGTTCGGTGCACCGCCGCACGGCGGTTTCGCGATCGGCTTCGACCGCCTTATCATGCTGCTCGCCAAAAAAGACAGCATCCGCGACGTCATCGCCTTCCCGAAAACGCAGAAGGCTTCCTGTCTGCTCACCCAGGCCCCGAGCAGCGTCGACAACGCGCAGCTGCGTGAGCTGCATATCCGCACCAGAGAATCCAAAAGCCAGTCATGA
- a CDS encoding adenylate kinase: MSRKKLFLIIGAPGSGKTTDCEVIASRHDGITHYSAGDMFRAEVATGSERGQLIKSIIDRGEIVPIAIAIETIVGAIKQAPTAEVIIDGYPRSIEQMEALDAYLAGEPEVALANVIEVVVSEEIARDRVLGRARGADDNEAVFARRMNVYVEPLADIQRFYTEKGLLHKINGERELAQVADEMQAHIESLI; the protein is encoded by the coding sequence ATGAGTCGTAAAAAACTCTTTCTTATCATCGGTGCGCCCGGTTCGGGCAAAACCACCGATTGCGAAGTGATCGCTTCGCGCCATGACGGCATCACCCACTACTCCGCCGGTGATATGTTCCGTGCGGAGGTCGCCACCGGCAGCGAACGCGGTCAGCTCATTAAGTCCATCATCGACCGTGGCGAGATCGTCCCCATCGCTATTGCGATCGAGACAATCGTCGGGGCGATCAAGCAGGCGCCGACCGCGGAGGTCATTATTGACGGCTACCCCCGCTCTATTGAGCAGATGGAAGCGCTCGATGCATACCTCGCCGGTGAACCCGAGGTAGCCCTGGCAAACGTCATCGAGGTCGTTGTGAGCGAAGAGATCGCCCGTGACCGCGTCCTCGGACGTGCGCGCGGCGCGGATGACAACGAGGCGGTTTTTGCTCGCCGGATGAACGTCTATGTTGAACCGCTGGCCGATATCCAGCGCTTCTACACTGAAAAAGGGCTGCTGCACAAGATCAACGGCGAGCGCGAGCTTGCCCAGGTCGCAGACGAGATGCAGGCCCACATCGAAAGTTTAATTTAA
- a CDS encoding ankyrin repeat domain-containing protein, with translation MSNWSTLLQSDDYLGVKKYLKEGADVNEKSEHGESVVSQALRLRCSDELLELLVASGADLFDADDEGVSVFDVAITYNNPMMVQKMIDEGIDVNETRRTSGFTPLMAAVCYNRKAIVEMLMSNGANTAIKDKLGLTGADYARKTHRKQMLGLLGEEEGA, from the coding sequence ATGAGCAACTGGTCGACGCTATTACAGTCGGATGATTACCTGGGAGTCAAAAAGTATCTGAAAGAGGGTGCCGACGTCAACGAAAAGAGCGAGCACGGTGAATCCGTCGTCTCGCAGGCCCTTCGGCTGCGCTGCAGCGATGAACTGCTCGAGCTGCTCGTCGCATCAGGCGCGGACCTCTTCGATGCCGACGACGAGGGGGTGAGCGTGTTTGATGTCGCCATCACCTACAACAACCCGATGATGGTTCAGAAGATGATCGACGAGGGGATCGACGTCAATGAAACCCGGCGTACGAGCGGGTTTACCCCGCTGATGGCCGCGGTCTGCTATAACCGTAAGGCGATCGTCGAGATGCTGATGTCGAACGGTGCGAACACCGCCATCAAAGACAAGCTGGGACTCACCGGCGCCGATTACGCCCGCAAAACCCACCGCAAGCAGATGCTAGGGCTCCTGGGAGAAGAGGAGGGCGCGTAA
- a CDS encoding ABC transporter ATP-binding protein, with translation MNTKITFGSLFQSLHAQRRDFERANASGILATLLFLPIPILIPLLIDEVLLQHPGKLTEYFSVLGIEKTGAMIAGTLTVVLLLRAAVFLLNNLKTRYAMKIAQKSAYTIRHRLLHHLERISLAEYESVKTGAIVTKTIRDVEQISSFLGQLASTALTSVLMFIGILGIMFYISWPLTLLLVILNPVFLGVSKILGRRAGVLLRRQHEAYESYQEMLGEVLELFMQVRASNQEHNFFGLLKTKADTIKNASMDYGYRSSVAISSSTLLTSIVIDLFKILGVAVVVYSDLSIGMMLAFLFYLSPVAAPVQQFMSLVISFQSIKPSMERLNELFSMQREPHYPTKKNPFDGKPTVSAALEDVTFGYDETKPVLKTITLQAQKGQKIALIGPSGSGKSTIAQLLVGFYPVASGTVTYDGVPITDIGLSVVREHVALMLQDSLFFNDTIRMNLTLGDATEESKIRDALRSAQLEAFIDSLEDGLDTMIGKNGIKLSGGQRQRLAIARMILSDPQVVIFDEATSALDNETEMRLYDSLAPFLEGRTVIIIAHRITTMRQADYIYLLSRQEIMFEGTYDELNRLGLVREHFGV, from the coding sequence TTGAATACCAAGATCACCTTCGGTTCCCTTTTTCAGTCACTCCATGCCCAGCGGCGGGATTTTGAGCGCGCCAACGCTTCGGGCATTCTTGCCACGCTGCTTTTCCTGCCCATTCCCATCCTGATCCCGCTGCTGATCGACGAAGTGCTGCTGCAGCACCCGGGGAAACTGACCGAATATTTCTCCGTGCTCGGTATTGAAAAAACGGGTGCGATGATCGCCGGTACACTGACCGTCGTACTGCTGCTGCGCGCGGCCGTCTTTCTGCTCAACAACCTCAAAACCCGTTATGCAATGAAAATCGCGCAGAAAAGCGCCTATACGATCCGTCACCGACTGTTGCATCACTTGGAGCGGATCAGCCTCGCCGAGTATGAGTCGGTCAAAACCGGGGCGATCGTCACGAAAACCATACGCGACGTGGAGCAGATAAGCTCGTTTCTGGGGCAGTTGGCCAGTACGGCGCTGACGTCGGTGCTGATGTTCATCGGCATCCTGGGCATTATGTTTTATATCAGCTGGCCGCTCACGCTGCTGCTGGTCATACTCAATCCTGTTTTCCTGGGCGTTTCAAAGATCCTGGGACGTCGGGCCGGGGTACTGCTGCGGCGCCAGCATGAGGCGTATGAGTCTTACCAGGAGATGCTCGGCGAAGTCCTGGAGCTCTTCATGCAGGTGCGGGCCAGCAACCAGGAACACAATTTCTTCGGGCTGCTGAAAACAAAAGCGGATACCATTAAAAATGCTTCGATGGATTACGGGTACCGTTCGTCGGTTGCCATCAGTTCCTCGACCCTGCTTACAAGTATTGTGATTGATCTTTTCAAGATTCTCGGCGTCGCAGTCGTCGTCTACTCCGATCTCAGCATCGGGATGATGCTCGCTTTTCTCTTTTACCTCTCCCCGGTCGCCGCCCCGGTGCAGCAGTTTATGAGCCTTGTCATTTCGTTTCAGTCCATCAAGCCCTCCATGGAGCGGCTGAACGAGCTGTTTTCGATGCAGCGCGAACCGCACTATCCGACTAAAAAGAACCCCTTTGACGGGAAACCGACCGTATCGGCAGCGCTGGAAGATGTCACCTTCGGGTATGACGAGACGAAACCCGTCCTCAAAACGATCACCCTCCAGGCGCAAAAAGGGCAGAAGATCGCCCTGATAGGTCCCAGCGGCTCGGGCAAAAGTACCATTGCGCAGCTGCTTGTCGGCTTTTACCCGGTGGCAAGCGGTACTGTCACTTACGACGGTGTCCCCATTACAGATATCGGACTGTCGGTGGTGCGGGAGCATGTTGCGCTGATGCTGCAGGATTCGCTCTTCTTCAACGACACGATCAGGATGAACCTGACCCTGGGCGACGCCACGGAGGAATCGAAGATCCGTGACGCCCTGCGGTCTGCCCAGCTCGAAGCGTTTATCGATTCGCTTGAGGACGGTCTCGATACCATGATCGGCAAGAACGGCATCAAACTCTCCGGCGGCCAGCGCCAGCGCCTGGCGATCGCCCGGATGATCCTCAGCGATCCGCAGGTCGTCATCTTCGACGAAGCGACCTCTGCGCTGGACAACGAGACGGAAATGCGTCTTTACGATAGCCTGGCGCCGTTCCTGGAAGGGCGTACCGTGATCATTATCGCCCACCGCATTACAACGATGAGGCAGGCCGACTATATCTACCTGCTCTCAAGACAGGAAATTATGTTCGAAGGAACGTATGACGAACTGAACCGGCTCGGGCTGGTACGCGAGCATTTCGGTGTCTGA